A genomic region of Podarcis raffonei isolate rPodRaf1 chromosome 13, rPodRaf1.pri, whole genome shotgun sequence contains the following coding sequences:
- the LOC128399121 gene encoding olfactory receptor 6X1-like: MENQTVVVEFILLGFPSIQKVRILVFVGVLVIYTLTVTGNIVIVATVVHDTTLHKPMYFFLGNLSFLGIIYVTATIPKLLANLLSIKKSISLAGCKAQAFSHFFLGATEFFLLTAMAYDRYMAICHPLHYHAIMSSKVCVQLACGSWLGGLMTVLVQTILVFRLPFCGPNIINHFYCDVGPLLKLACTDTRPIEWIVFIVATIVVFCNSLMTVVSYIFIISTVMRIPSASGRQKAFSTCIAHLMVVIMLYGAIIFIYVRPSGHASLGWNKLVSLLNTLVTPLLNPFIYTLRNKEVKDALKKGFTRNKVFEDNKW; the protein is encoded by the coding sequence ATGGAAAACCAAACAGTTGTGGTCGAATTTATTttactgggcttccccagcatcCAAAAGGTGCGAATTCTAGTGTTTGTGGGTGTCTTGGTGATCTACACCTTGACTGTCACTGGGAATATTGTCATCGTGGCCACTGTAGTCCATGACACCACTCTACATAAGCCAATGTACTTCTTCCTTGGAAACCTTTCATTCTTAGGAATCATCTATGTGACCGCAACCATACCCAAACTGCTGGCCAACTTACTTTCAATCAAGAAATCAATCAGCCTAGCTGGTTGCAAAGCTCAAGCATTCTCCCATTTTTTCCTGGGGGCCACCGAATTCTTCCTTCTCACCGCCATGGCGTATGATCGCTACATGGCTATTTGCCACCCTCTCCACTACCATGCCATAATGAGCAGTAAGGTATGTGTTCAGCTGGCTTGTGGCTCTTGGCTTGGTGGCTTGATGACGGTCTTGGTGCAGACGATTCTAGTGTTCCGCCTGCCTTTCTGTGGCCCCAATATCATCAATCACTTCTACTGCGACGTTGGACCATTGCTGAAGCTGGCTTGCACCGACACTCGCCCCATAGAGTGGATCGTCTTCATCGTGGCCACCATTGTGGTCTTCTGCAATTCCCTGATGACGGTGGTTTCGTACATCTTCATCATCTCCACCGTGATGAGAATCCCATCAGCCTCTGGGAGGCAGAAAGCTTTCTCCACTTGCATTGCTCACTTGATGGTTGTCATCATGCTGTATGGGGCAATCATCTTTATCTACGTCAGGCCAAGCGGACATGCCTCTTTGGGTTGGAACAAGCTGGTATCCCTCCTAAACACCCTAGTCACTCCACTGCTGAACCCTTTCATATATACACTCAGGAACAAGGAAGTGAAAGATGCCCTGAAAAAGGGATTCACCAGGAATAAAGTATTTGAGGACAACAAATGGTAA
- the LOC128399120 gene encoding olfactory receptor 6M1-like, whose amino-acid sequence MDPETNNQSSVKEFVFLSFPAHREVQIFSFVVLLFTYLITLMGNVVILSIIWTDLRLHTPMYFFLSNLSFLDILFTTVIAPKMLSSLLAEKKTILFTGCITQTYFYFFLGTVEFILLAVMSFDRYVAICHPLRYTIIMNGHVCFLLVLGCWVGAFLSVLCPTVVVSRLPYCRHNINHFFCDIAPLLEVACMDTHFIELLNFLLSSLVVLSSLVLTVVSYSYIISTILKIPSVQGRQKAFSTCASHITVVTIAYGSSIFMYVRPNQSYSLAFDKVAAILTTVVTPLLNPFIYSLRNEKVKEVLREALSRTFCSKEVVS is encoded by the coding sequence ATGGATCCAGAGACCAACAACCAGTCATCAGTGAAGGAATTTGTTTTCCTGTCTTTCCCAGCCCACCGTGAGGTTCAGATCTTCTCCTTTGTGGTCCTGCTTTTCACATACCTGATCACCCTCATGGGAAACGTGGTCATCCTCTCCATTATATGGACTGACCTGCGACTCCACACTCCTATGTACTTCTTCCTCAGTAATTTGTCTTTTCTGGACATCCTATTCACTACCGTGATTGCCCCCAAAATGCTGTCCAGCCTCCTGGCTGAAAAGAAAACCATTTTGTTCACAGGCTGCATCACTCAgacatatttttatttcttcctggGAACGGTGGAGTTTATCCTCTTAGCAGTCATGTCCTTTGATCGGTACGTGGCCATATGTCATCCATTAAGGTACACCATCATTATGAATGGACATGTGTGCTTCCTTCTGGTTCTGGGCTGTTGGGTAGGGGCTTTCCTCTCAGTTCTTTGCCCTACAGTTGTTGTCTCCAGACTTCCATACTGCCGCCACAACATCAACCACTTCTTTTGCGACATTGCACCTCTGCTGGAAGTAGCCTGCATGGACACTCACTTCATTGAGCTCCTTAACTTCCTTCTGTCTTCCTTGGTGGTCCTCAGCTCATTGGTGCTCACTGTGGTCTCTTACAGCTATATCATCTCCACCATCCTGAAAATCCCATCTGTCCAAGGGAGGCAAAAGGCCTTCTCCACCTGCGCCTCTCACATCACTGTGGTCACCATCGCTTATGGGAGTTCCATCTTCATGTATGTCCGTCCAAATCAAAGCTACTCTCTGGCTTTTGATAAGGTTGCTGCCATCCTGACCACAGTGGTGACTCCTCTTTTGAACCCTTTCATATACAGCCTCAGGAATGAGAAGGTCAAAGAAGTTTTGAGGGAAGCCCTAAGCAGGACATTTTGCTCTAAGGAGGTGGTTTCCTGA